One Candidatus Nitronauta litoralis genomic window, TTTTCAAAAAAGAGCCCTGACGGCCTTTTACAGATTCTACAGTCCATCGTGTGTCCGCGTAAATATAAGGAAAAATTGGGTTTTCTGGTAGAAAGAATGCTTTTTTTCCTTTAATCTGAGTTTAGGCTCAGGTTTAAAACCAATCCCACACCCTGTAATTCCAACCTGGGCATTGGAAATCAGCATTTTCAAACGCTCCTTCAGGCCCAAGCCAGTGAGGGGCATTAAGATTAATGTTTTCTTTTCGGTTAATATTATTAATGGCCTTAGCTATTCTGGTCGGTTCCAAACATATTTATGGAAAAAATTAAAGTTCTCGTAGTCGATGATTCAGTAGTTATCAGAAAAATTGTTTCAGACGCACTAGCTCATGACTCGTCTTTAGAAGTAGTCGGTGTAGCGGCCAATGGGAAAATTGCCCTCCAGAAAATTCCTGTTTTAAAGCCCGATATTTTAACTCTGGACATGGAAATGCCAGAGATGGATGGCCTTGAAACCCTGGACCATCTTAAAAAACTGCATCCGGAAATCCCGGTCATTATGTTCAGCACGCTTACCCAGAAAGGTGCGGCGGCAACCTTGGATGCACTCGCACGTGGAGCGGTCGATTACACCGGGAAACCTTCCAATTTAAGCAACAATCGCGGTGGGGCCGATCAAATCAAGAATGACCTCATACCCAAGATAAAAAATATATGTGCAAGAAGAAAAAAAACAAGCGTTCCCGCTTCCCTCAATTTGGAAGTCAAAACCCCTGCTAGCGCATCTCCTTCAACAGTAAAAACAGTTCTTGCCTCCCCTTCCCTCGGCTCTTCACGAATCGACTGCGTGGCCATTGGAGTTTCCACAGGGGGACCCAATGCATTATCTGAATTGATGCCAGTATTTCCGGCAGATTTTCCAGTCTCGATTTTAATCACCCAACACATGCCTCCTCACTTCACAAAACTGCTTGCAGATAGATTAGCTGCAAAATCAAACCTTGAAATAGTTGAGAACAAGCCGGGAATGTTGCTGAATCCGGGAAAAGCTATTATCGCTGCCGGTGATTACCATTTGACGGTGCATCGAAAGGATAATATTTTGGTGACCGGTGCCAACCAGGAGCCACCTGAAAACTCATGCAGACCTGCTGTTGACGTTATGTTCAGGTCCGTTTCACAAGTTTTTGGCAAACACGTACTGGGGGTGATTTTAACGGGAATGGGTCAGGATGGGCTAAAAGGATGCGAAGTTATTAAAAAATATGGAGGGAGAATTATTATACAAGATGAAGCGACGAGCGTGGTTTGGGGCATGCCTGGAATTGTGGCCAAGGCAGGGTTGGCTGAGAAATCACTTCCACTGAATAAAATTGGTCCCACAATCATTCAAATGTGCAACGATCATCGGATCGTCTAATAGAGTCACGATGCCTCATTACAATAGTCCAAGGTACAAAATCAAGTCCCGGGTTTTTTCCCAACACCTTCTCTTGCCCCGGCAACTTTGACAAAAATCTCATCATCCTGAATTTTAAAAAGCATGAGTTGGGTGGGAATACCCCGAGGCAGCAAAGGTTCAACATCATGTCCCTTCATAATAGTTGGCAGGGACATCGCAACTTTTATCTCATCCTTTGCAAGACGTGCAACAATATCTCCGGCAATCACATTAGCCACTTCCCCTACCACGTCCCCCATTTCCGGGCTGTCGTAAGCCAGTTCAAACCCTGCAAATTTAAGCGCCAGGCTTTCTGCAGATTTCTTTGGCAGTGTCACCATCAACAACCAGGTTATATCTCCCACAAAAGAAATAATTCCAAGAACACCTTCGCCAACAGATGACCTTACTTCTTCGACTGGAATTGGAGCCTCTCCAAACATTGTCCCAAAGCAGTTAATCACGGAATCCTGGACACAGGTAGTCAATTGCTCAGGTATGCATTCCGCAGTAAACTCATATGACATAAGTTTCCCCTTTTAAAATTTTTCGAACCGGGCCCCACTCTTGCACACCGACCAAGACTCTCTTCTTTCAAATTAAATCAATGACCCTCTACCATTTTTTATCTTTATTTTCGTTTATTTTATTTAGAAAAATCCCTGATTTTTTATTCCAGAAAAACCAGTTAAAAATCTTATTTCCAAAAGATCGCTACCTACATCCACAATAGAATTGCATTGGTGCTTATTGTCAACTTAAAAAACCAATATTTCACAGTTTTTCCACAGCCCGGCTTTCGTAAGAACAAGGCCTAAAGATAGCTGTTTTCTAAAATAAATTGAATTGGTTCGTCGCATTCCCTGTAT contains:
- a CDS encoding chemotaxis response regulator protein-glutamate methylesterase, translating into MEKIKVLVVDDSVVIRKIVSDALAHDSSLEVVGVAANGKIALQKIPVLKPDILTLDMEMPEMDGLETLDHLKKLHPEIPVIMFSTLTQKGAAATLDALARGAVDYTGKPSNLSNNRGGADQIKNDLIPKIKNICARRKKTSVPASLNLEVKTPASASPSTVKTVLASPSLGSSRIDCVAIGVSTGGPNALSELMPVFPADFPVSILITQHMPPHFTKLLADRLAAKSNLEIVENKPGMLLNPGKAIIAAGDYHLTVHRKDNILVTGANQEPPENSCRPAVDVMFRSVSQVFGKHVLGVILTGMGQDGLKGCEVIKKYGGRIIIQDEATSVVWGMPGIVAKAGLAEKSLPLNKIGPTIIQMCNDHRIV
- a CDS encoding chemotaxis protein CheX gives rise to the protein MSYEFTAECIPEQLTTCVQDSVINCFGTMFGEAPIPVEEVRSSVGEGVLGIISFVGDITWLLMVTLPKKSAESLALKFAGFELAYDSPEMGDVVGEVANVIAGDIVARLAKDEIKVAMSLPTIMKGHDVEPLLPRGIPTQLMLFKIQDDEIFVKVAGAREGVGKKPGT